From Myxococcota bacterium, a single genomic window includes:
- the valS gene encoding valine--tRNA ligase: MSEIPESYVPEEAERRWAERWERDGVYRWDPNRPRSETFVVDTPPPTVSGKLHIGHVFSYVHADAITRYQRMLGKNIAFPIGWDDNGLPTERRVQIVLGIRPNPRLTYDPNWQPRRDKPADAPLEDVSPQNFIEACKLVMSDDEAVFEALWRRLGLSYDWTQLYRTIADFPRRMAQLSFLDLIAKGEAYSKYAPTVWDVDDQTAIAQAETEDREQPGAFHDLCFAVEGERPITISTTRPELLGACVAVVAHPNDERYRSYFGKTARTPLFHARVPILRAEHADPEKGTGILMVCTFGDQADVEFWRTQGLPLRQLIGPDGRMRRVAYGESPFESADPARARAAWAELEGKTVKQARTKIVELLRADGSLAGEPRPITHAVKFYERGSRPLEFLPTRQWFVRLLEHRDALLEQGRKIAWHPSHMRLRYENWVQGLNQDWCISRQRFSGVPFPVWYRLDANGEADHERPIYARPDELPVDPRLAPPAGFRESQRGQPGGFVGDADVMDTWATSSMSPQIMSHWTLDPTRHAKLFPMDMRPQAHEIIRTWAFYTIVKAYLHERRIPWKNVVISGWILDPDRKKMAKSKGNVTTPGHLFDQYTTDGVRYWACRARLGVDTTLDEQVMKLGKRLATKLVNAGRFVIQQLERAGESHPPAAIQHPLDLSFVQRLRDVVARATASFESFEYAAAIQATEEAFWDFCDNYLEIVKVRAYAESPSADQRSALATLELALRTFLRLFAPALPFVTEEVWSWRFGARSIHRGPWPTAAELAGIPLERADGAYAAAVEISTRIRGAKTSAKKSLRWPVARLEVRGAERDLAALRAVLPDVLAAGVVDTSVCHLASGAPAEGALFATEVVLAETAA; this comes from the coding sequence CTGGGCAAGAACATCGCGTTCCCGATCGGCTGGGACGACAACGGCCTGCCGACCGAGCGGCGCGTGCAGATCGTGCTCGGGATCCGGCCCAACCCGCGACTCACGTACGACCCGAATTGGCAGCCGCGCCGCGACAAGCCGGCCGACGCGCCGCTCGAGGACGTGTCTCCCCAGAACTTCATCGAGGCGTGCAAGCTCGTGATGAGCGACGACGAGGCGGTGTTCGAGGCGCTGTGGCGCCGGCTCGGTCTCTCGTACGACTGGACGCAGCTCTACCGGACGATCGCCGACTTCCCGCGGCGCATGGCGCAGCTCTCGTTTCTCGACCTGATCGCGAAGGGCGAGGCGTACTCGAAGTACGCGCCCACGGTGTGGGACGTCGACGACCAGACCGCGATCGCGCAGGCGGAGACTGAGGACCGCGAGCAGCCGGGCGCCTTCCACGACCTCTGCTTCGCCGTCGAGGGCGAGCGGCCGATCACGATCTCGACCACGCGGCCCGAGCTCCTGGGCGCGTGCGTGGCGGTGGTCGCGCACCCGAACGACGAGCGCTACCGCAGCTACTTCGGCAAGACCGCGCGCACGCCTCTCTTCCACGCGCGCGTGCCGATCCTGCGCGCCGAGCACGCCGACCCCGAGAAGGGCACGGGCATCCTCATGGTGTGCACGTTCGGCGACCAGGCCGACGTGGAGTTCTGGCGCACGCAGGGCCTGCCGCTGCGCCAGCTGATCGGCCCCGACGGCCGCATGCGGCGCGTCGCGTACGGCGAGTCACCCTTCGAGAGCGCCGACCCGGCGCGCGCGCGTGCGGCCTGGGCCGAGCTCGAGGGCAAGACCGTGAAGCAGGCGCGCACGAAGATCGTCGAGCTCTTGCGCGCCGACGGGTCACTCGCCGGTGAGCCGCGCCCGATCACGCACGCGGTGAAGTTCTACGAGCGCGGCTCGCGCCCGCTCGAGTTCCTGCCCACGCGCCAGTGGTTCGTGCGCCTGCTCGAGCACCGCGACGCGCTACTCGAGCAGGGGCGCAAGATCGCCTGGCACCCGAGTCACATGCGGCTGCGCTACGAGAACTGGGTGCAGGGCCTGAACCAGGACTGGTGCATCAGCCGCCAGCGCTTCTCGGGCGTGCCGTTCCCGGTCTGGTACCGGCTCGACGCGAACGGCGAGGCCGATCACGAGCGCCCGATCTACGCGCGGCCCGACGAGCTGCCGGTCGACCCGCGGCTGGCGCCGCCGGCAGGCTTCCGTGAGTCACAGCGCGGTCAGCCCGGCGGCTTCGTCGGCGACGCGGACGTGATGGACACCTGGGCCACGTCGTCGATGTCGCCGCAGATCATGAGTCACTGGACGCTCGACCCCACGCGCCACGCGAAGCTCTTCCCGATGGACATGCGGCCGCAGGCGCACGAGATCATCCGGACCTGGGCCTTCTACACGATCGTGAAGGCCTACCTGCACGAGCGCCGGATCCCGTGGAAGAACGTGGTGATCAGCGGCTGGATCCTCGACCCGGACCGCAAGAAGATGGCCAAGTCCAAGGGCAACGTGACCACGCCGGGTCACCTGTTCGACCAGTACACCACCGACGGCGTGCGCTACTGGGCGTGCCGCGCGCGGCTGGGCGTGGACACGACCCTCGACGAGCAGGTCATGAAGCTCGGCAAGCGGCTGGCCACGAAGCTCGTGAACGCGGGCCGCTTCGTGATCCAGCAGCTCGAGCGCGCCGGTGAGTCGCATCCGCCGGCCGCGATCCAGCACCCGCTCGACCTGTCGTTCGTACAGCGCCTGCGCGACGTGGTGGCGCGCGCGACCGCGTCGTTCGAGAGCTTCGAATACGCCGCCGCCATCCAGGCCACGGAAGAGGCGTTCTGGGACTTCTGCGACAACTATCTCGAGATCGTGAAGGTGCGCGCCTACGCGGAGTCGCCGAGCGCGGACCAGCGCTCGGCGCTGGCCACGCTCGAGCTCGCGCTGCGCACGTTCCTGCGCCTGTTCGCGCCGGCGCTGCCGTTCGTGACCGAAGAGGTCTGGTCGTGGCGCTTCGGCGCGCGCTCGATCCACCGCGGCCCCTGGCCAACGGCGGCCGAGCTGGCCGGAATCCCGCTCGAGCGGGCCGACGGCGCGTACGCCGCCGCGGTCGAGATCTCGACCCGCATCCGCGGCGCCAAGACCAGCGCCAAGAAGAGCCTGCGCTGGCCGGTGGCGCGGCTCGAGGTGCGCGGCGCGGAGCGCGACCTGGCGGCGCTGCGCGCGGTGCTGCCCGACGTGCTCGCGGCCGGCGTGGTCGACACCAGCGTGTGTCACCTGGCGTCGGGCGCGCCCGCCGAGGGCGCCCTGTTCGCGACCGAGGTCGTGCTGGCCGAGACCGCCGCCTAG
- a CDS encoding CoA ester lyase: protein MTARAWLFVPGDSERKLAKAEAIGSDVLILDLEDAVAAERRPAARGLVREYLAARAADSGARRSELWVRINPLASADALADLAGVMPGAPDGIVVPKTDSGAQVATLAHYLDALEAREGIRPGRTRIVPVATETAAAVFSLGSYAGVTARLAGLTWGAEDLPAALGASTNRGPDGELAFVYQLARALCLAGAVAAGVQPVDTVYPDFRDSAGLEKTCARARMDGFTGKIAIHPDQVPVIQQAFSPSEAEVAHARRVVAAFRASPGVGTVGLDGQMLDMPHLKQAERVLQIAGASERRPP, encoded by the coding sequence ATGACTGCCCGAGCGTGGCTGTTCGTGCCCGGTGACAGCGAGCGCAAGCTCGCCAAGGCCGAGGCGATCGGGTCGGACGTGCTGATCCTCGACCTCGAGGACGCGGTCGCGGCCGAGCGGCGGCCCGCGGCGCGCGGCCTGGTGCGCGAGTATCTCGCGGCGCGCGCGGCCGACTCGGGCGCGCGGCGCTCGGAGCTCTGGGTGCGCATCAATCCGCTCGCGTCCGCAGACGCGCTCGCCGACCTGGCTGGTGTGATGCCGGGCGCGCCGGACGGCATCGTCGTGCCCAAGACCGACTCGGGCGCGCAGGTGGCGACGCTGGCGCACTATCTCGACGCGCTCGAGGCGCGCGAGGGCATCCGGCCGGGGCGCACGCGCATCGTGCCGGTCGCGACCGAGACCGCGGCCGCGGTGTTCTCGCTCGGCAGCTACGCCGGAGTGACTGCGCGGCTCGCCGGACTCACCTGGGGCGCCGAGGACCTGCCCGCCGCGCTGGGCGCCAGCACCAACCGCGGGCCCGACGGCGAGCTCGCGTTCGTGTACCAGCTCGCGCGTGCGCTGTGTCTGGCGGGCGCGGTGGCGGCGGGCGTGCAGCCCGTCGACACCGTGTATCCCGACTTCCGCGATTCGGCGGGGCTCGAGAAGACTTGCGCGCGCGCGCGCATGGACGGCTTCACCGGCAAGATCGCGATCCACCCCGACCAGGTGCCGGTGATCCAGCAGGCGTTCAGCCCGAGCGAGGCCGAGGTCGCGCACGCCAGGCGCGTGGTCGCCGCGTTCCGCGCCAGCCCCGGCGTGGGCACGGTCGGGCTCGACGGCCAGATGCTCGACATGCCGCACCTGAAGCAGGCCGAGCGTGTGCTGCAGATCGCGGGGGCGAGCGAGCGAAGGCCGCCCTGA